The region CCTCAAATGCGGGCACAGCCACCATTCACAATACCGGGGGAACTGGGGCGGCCACATTCGGCGGTTTAACCGTATTTTTTGATGACTCGAGTGCTGGAAGCGCCTTGCTGATTGCCCATGGCGGCTACACGGCCGGTGCGGGATTTGGACATATCGTCTTCGGGGACACCTCGGACGCTGCCAACGCAACGATCACCAATTTTGGTGCTGCGGCAACTGGTGCCATGGCGGGTCGGACTACGTTCGTCAGCTCTGACAATGTTGGCAGTCCAACGATCAACAACCTGGCGGGGTCGGCGGCGGGTGCCGAGGGCGGGGTTACCAGGATCGGTGAGTCACAAAGCACTTTCTCTCCGATCATCGTCAACCAAGGTGGCGACGCGTTGATGGGCGAACCGGGCCAAACGCTCATTGATGGCAGCTCGGTGCTTGGTGACGACACTGAGATCAAGAATCTAGGGGGCACTGTGTCCGGGCAGGAGGGAGGGAGAACCACCTTCGACGCCGACAGCAATGCAGGTGGTGCCTATATCGCCAACCGCCGGGCCACCGTGGCAGGTGCAGGCGTTGGCGAAACCAGGTTTCATGGACAGGCAAGCGCGGGCAGCGCCACTATTTTTAACCAAGGAAGCACCGTCGCCGGAGCCGAAGGTGGCAGGGCTGTGTTCGATTTCGACAGCACCGCAGCGAGCGCCATGATACGAAATTTTGGCACGACCATCGCCGGCGGATCGGGTGCTTCAACCCAATTTTTTGGCGATGCTGGTGCGGGTGCCGCCATCATCCTCAACTTTGGAAGTCCCAGCGGCCAAGGTGGTAGAACGGTTTTCGCCGACAGCAGCCGTGCCGAAAATGCTACCCTCTCAGCCGAGGGAGGCGCTTTTGCTGGCGGCACGATCTTTTTCAACCAAGACAGCAGCGGCGGCAGTTCCCGGGTGATCCTCGACGGCAGTGGCACTCTCGATATCAGCTCCCACAGCAATGGTGTTGAAATTGGCTCGCTGGAAAGCGATGTCGGCAGGGGTGGTGGTGGCATCGTCAATCTTGGCGGCAATGAACTCACCGTCGGCAACCTCAACACCAGCACGACCTTCAGCGGCGTAATTTCCGGCACGGGCGGCCTGACCAAAGTCGGCACCGGCATTCTCAATCTGACTGGCGTCAACACTTACAGCGGCGATACCACCATTGATGCAGGAACCTTGCTGGCGAACGGGGTGCTGGCGAGTGCCAATGTTTTTGTTAATCCGGCGGGGATGCTGGGCGGGGCGGGGATTATTCAAGGCAATGTGATTAATGCAGGCATTGTATCTCCAGGAAATAGCGTGGGCACGCTCACCATCGGAGGAAATTATTCACAAAGTGGGACGCTGGTGATTGAGATCGAAGGATGGAATCCCGGTCAATATGATGTGCTCGCGGTTGGGGGAAGTGCCAGTCTGGGCGGTAATCTGGTGTTGCTGGCGGGTCCGGGATTGACTTATACCCGTGGAGATCGCGCGGAGTTTCTCACGGCAGCGGGTGGAGTTAGTGGTGAATTTGACAACGTGCAGAACTTGAACACTGGGACGATTCTTGAAGCGGAGATCATGTATGAAAGCAACGTGGTTGCGGTGGAGATTGTGCAGGGTTCATTCGCAGAGTTTGGTGAGGAGGTGGGCGATGGATTGCCGGACGAGCTGCGTGATTTGTTGCGCAATACCGGACTGATTCTTGATGGCGTGGCTTTTGATTCGCGCGAGGCGGTGTTGATTGCCTTCCTCAATGGCATTCTGCTCGCTGATCTGCCCGCGCTGTATTTCAAGATCGCTCCTGAAGAACTTAGTGTCATTCACGAACTTGGCGTCAGCATGGCGGACAATGCGGCGGGATTTTTTAAACGTCGTGCGGGGGAGATCCGCCATGGATTGCGGGTTCCGGGGAATGTGACGCCTTCGAACCTGCTGGTTGATCCCAAAAATCCGAAGAGCATTGCGCCTGAAGTTGCTGCCGAAGAGGATCTGCGCTGGAGCACCTTTGCGTATGGCGACGCCACCTGGCTGGATTTGGAAAGCAGCGGCACGGCTCCGGGATATGACACACTGAGCGGTGGATTCAGCGCGGGAATTGATTACAAGGTTAGCGACACACTGACGGTCGGGGTGATGCTTAGTTATACCGGAAGCGATGCTGACCTCCATGATGATGGTGATCTGGAGATGAACAGTTATGCCGCCAACTTATATGCGGCCTGGCAGTCGGGAAGTTGGTATCTCAATGCGCTGGTGGGCGGTGCGTTTAATGATTTTGAATATGATCGCGCCGCATTGTTGGGCTTGGCCAGTGGCGATGCAAATGGTGGGGCATTAAACGCTTATCTCGGTGGCGGATATGAGATCCAGCAGGGCGGATGGCGTTTTGGGCCTGCGTGGTCGTTGCATTACACCTATGTGGGTTACGAATCGTTCAAGGAACAAGGATCGCTGGCACCTTTGGAGATCCAGAGCAATCACACGCAATCCTTGCGCAGTTCGGTGGGGGCGGAAGTCGCTTATGTGATCAAGGCGGGACGCAGGCTGGTGGTGCCGCAGGTGTATGTGGCGTGGCAGCATGAGTTTGGAGATCGCTCCCAGGCGACGGATTTCCGATTTGCCTCGGGTGCAGGCAATGTGGTGACCGTTGAAGGGCCTGAAGTGGGGCGCGATGCGTTATTGTTGGGAGCTTCGGTGTCGGTTTTGTGGAGTGACCGCTTCAGCACTTTTGTCGGCTACAACACCCAGCTTTTGCGAGACAACT is a window of Phragmitibacter flavus DNA encoding:
- a CDS encoding autotransporter outer membrane beta-barrel domain-containing protein, yielding MLGTLFFSSGQPQAQVNATWSATAPTGANWNDGANWDSNPVFPGVGGDIANFDQNAGGIAPDDYQVYVPNGADIVLGSLNFAMGADLFEIRIAPGGALSFNVAGQGVSNFESSGGQSFFIEGSSSSAGGLLTFMNQSSAELGGGTVQYIASYATAAGRVPGQIEFRNSSTASSAIIWNQGAFTANANGGATSFLDTSNAGTATIHNTGGTGAATFGGLTVFFDDSSAGSALLIAHGGYTAGAGFGHIVFGDTSDAANATITNFGAAATGAMAGRTTFVSSDNVGSPTINNLAGSAAGAEGGVTRIGESQSTFSPIIVNQGGDALMGEPGQTLIDGSSVLGDDTEIKNLGGTVSGQEGGRTTFDADSNAGGAYIANRRATVAGAGVGETRFHGQASAGSATIFNQGSTVAGAEGGRAVFDFDSTAASAMIRNFGTTIAGGSGASTQFFGDAGAGAAIILNFGSPSGQGGRTVFADSSRAENATLSAEGGAFAGGTIFFNQDSSGGSSRVILDGSGTLDISSHSNGVEIGSLESDVGRGGGGIVNLGGNELTVGNLNTSTTFSGVISGTGGLTKVGTGILNLTGVNTYSGDTTIDAGTLLANGVLASANVFVNPAGMLGGAGIIQGNVINAGIVSPGNSVGTLTIGGNYSQSGTLVIEIEGWNPGQYDVLAVGGSASLGGNLVLLAGPGLTYTRGDRAEFLTAAGGVSGEFDNVQNLNTGTILEAEIMYESNVVAVEIVQGSFAEFGEEVGDGLPDELRDLLRNTGLILDGVAFDSREAVLIAFLNGILLADLPALYFKIAPEELSVIHELGVSMADNAAGFFKRRAGEIRHGLRVPGNVTPSNLLVDPKNPKSIAPEVAAEEDLRWSTFAYGDATWLDLESSGTAPGYDTLSGGFSAGIDYKVSDTLTVGVMLSYTGSDADLHDDGDLEMNSYAANLYAAWQSGSWYLNALVGGAFNDFEYDRAALLGLASGDANGGALNAYLGGGYEIQQGGWRFGPAWSLHYTYVGYESFKEQGSLAPLEIQSNHTQSLRSSVGAEVAYVIKAGRRLVVPQVYVAWQHEFGDRSQATDFRFASGAGNVVTVEGPEVGRDALLLGASVSVLWSDRFSTFVGYNTQLLRDNYESHNLTAGLAWSF